A single window of Granulicella cerasi DNA harbors:
- a CDS encoding GNAT family N-acetyltransferase → MEISRAAWPDFKERESIYHLFCKFFSNTSFICENNDGVIVGFLLGFISQVDPAEAYIHLVAVDASAQRKGIASMLYQQFFQRVDWLGAERIRLIVNPENAASRTFHEQMGFVADIHGPSIMIGDVLAAENYNGPGLHMVTYLREL, encoded by the coding sequence GTGGAGATCTCACGCGCGGCCTGGCCCGACTTCAAAGAGCGTGAGTCGATCTATCACCTCTTCTGCAAGTTCTTCTCGAACACAAGCTTCATCTGCGAGAACAACGACGGCGTCATCGTCGGTTTTCTACTCGGCTTCATCAGCCAGGTCGATCCAGCCGAGGCTTATATTCATCTCGTCGCTGTCGATGCGTCCGCACAGCGCAAGGGCATCGCTTCGATGCTCTACCAACAGTTCTTTCAGCGCGTGGACTGGCTCGGAGCAGAGCGCATCCGCCTCATCGTGAACCCGGAGAACGCAGCGTCGCGCACCTTTCACGAGCAGATGGGCTTCGTTGCGGACATTCATGGCCCGTCGATCATGATCGGCGATGTGCTCGCTGCCGAGAACTACAACGGCCCGGGCCTGCACATGGTCACGTACCTTCGCGAACTCTAA